Proteins from a single region of Bos indicus x Bos taurus breed Angus x Brahman F1 hybrid chromosome 29, Bos_hybrid_MaternalHap_v2.0, whole genome shotgun sequence:
- the TRPM5 gene encoding transient receptor potential cation channel subfamily M member 5: MQDAGGTRPGSPRGAGDTWELSLGRGEIIFGRSGKKRGKFVRVPSGVAPSVLFDLLLAEWHLPAPNLVVSLVGEERPFALKPWLRDVLRKGLVKAAQSTGAWILTSALRVGLARYVGQAVRDHSLASTSTKARVVAIGIASLGRVLHRRLLDHAQGDRPVHYPLDDGGGQGPFCPLDNNHSHFILVEPGSPGKGDGPTELRLRLEKYISEQRTGYGGTSSIEIPVLCLLVNGDPSTLERISRAVEHAAPWLILAGSGGIADVLAALMNQPHLLTPQVAEKQFREKFPSEHFSWEDVVRWTGLLQTIMSHRHLLTVHDFEQEGSEELDTVILKALVKACKSHSQEAQDYLDELKLAVAWDRVDIAKSEIFNGDVEWKSRDLEEVMMDALVSNKPEFVRLFVDNGADVADFLTYGRLQQLYRSVAPKSLLFDLLQRKHEEGRLTLAGLGAQQAREPPAGPPAFSLHEVSRVLKDFLHDACRGLYQAVSAGRGERGLARRPSGQKGLLDLNQRSEDPWRDLFLWAVLQNRHEMATYFWAMGQEGVAAALAACKILKEMSHLETEAEVGRTLREAKYEQLALGEHGDGHWGRGGAERPGAPSGVGWVHVMRTKPHVSACPVGTLGEREAPTSRRGGGVQTGASHSPGGGGRAQTWAVLRVQLCGGGARRVGLGVTAAAAPADLFSQCYRHSEERAFALLVRRNRCWSRTTCLHLATEADTKAFFAHDGVQAFLTKIWWGDMASGTPILRLLGAFFCPALIYTNLIAFSKEAPLRTGPEDLQELDSLDTEKSLLCGLGSRAEELSEALRSERDRGRRAAFLLTRWRKFWGAPVTVFLGNVVMYFAFLFLFTYVLLVDFRPPPQGPSGSEVALYFWVFTLVLEEIRQGFFTDEDTHLVKKLTLYVEDSWNKCDLVAIFLFIAGVTCRMLPWAFEAGRTVLAIDFMVFTLRLIHIFAVHKQLGPKIIIVERMMKDVFFFLFFLSVWLVAYGVTTQALLHPHDGRLEWIFRRVLYRPYLQIFGQIPLDEIDEARVNCSLHPLLLEGSPSCPNLYANWVVILLLVTFLLVTNVLLMNLLIAMFSYTFQVVQGNADAFWKFQRFHLIVEYHERPALAPPFILLSHLSLVLKRLLQRGTPQKRARLERDLPEPLDQKVVTWEAVQKENFLSELEKRRRESQEELLRKAAHRVDVVAKYLGGLREQERRVRRLESQVGYCAALLSSVAESLARGSTSWNSQNSSSGNPSASADHGGALGSTECPEAGQPPSNP; the protein is encoded by the exons GAGCCTGGATCCTGACCAGCGCGCTCCGAGTGGGCCTCGCCCGCTACGTCGGGCAGGCTGTGCGTGACCACTCCCTGGCCAGCACGTCCACCAAGGCCCGCGTGGTGGCCATCGGCATCGCCTCGCTGGGCCGCGTGCTGCACCGCCGGCTCCTGGACCATGCCCAG GGGGACCGCCCAGTGCACTACCCCTTGGACGACGGAGGCGGCCAGGGCCCCTTCTGCCCCCTGGACAACAACCACTCCCACTTCATCCTGGTGGAGCCAGGGTCCCCGGGGAAGGGCGACGGGCCCACGGAGCTGCGGCTGCGGCTGGAGAAGTATATCTCGGAGCAGAGGACAGGTTACGGGG GAACCAGCAGCATCGAGATCCCTGTTCTCTGTCTGCTGGTCAATGGGGACCCCAGCACCCTGGAG AGGATTTCCAGGGCCGTGGAGCACGCCGCCCCGTGGCTGATCCTGGCGGGCTCGGGGGGCATCGCGGACGTGCTCGCTGCCCTCATGAACCAGCCCCACCTCCTGACGCCCCAGGTGGCCGAGAAGCAGTTTAGGGAGAAGTTCCCCAGCGAGCACTTCTCCTGGGAGGATGTCGTGCGCTGGACCGGGCTG CTACAGACCATCATGTCCCACCGGCACCTGCTCACAGTGCACGACTTCGAGCAGGAGGGCTCCGAGGAGCTGGACACAGTCATCCTCAAGGCGCTGGTGAAAG CCTGCAAGAGCCACAGCCAGGAGGCGCAGGACTACTTGGACGAACTGAAGCTGGCTGTGGCCTGGGACCGCGTGGACATCGCCAAGAGCGAGATCTTCAATGGGGACGTGGAGTGGAAG TCCCGCgacctggaggaggtgatgatgGACGCACTGGTGAGCAACAAGCCCGAGTTCGTGCGCCTCTTTGTGGACAACGGCGCGGACGTGGCGGACTTCCTGACGTATGGGAGGCTGCAGCAGCTCTACCGCTCCGTGGCCCCCAAGAGCCTGCTCTTCGACCTGCTGCAGCGCAAGCACGAGGAGGGCCGGCTGACGCTGGCCGGGCTGGGCGCCCAGCAGGCCCGGGAGCCGCCCGCAGGGCCTCCCGCCTTCTCCCTGCACGAGGTGTCCCGGGTGCTCAAGGACTTCCTGCACGATGCCTGCCGTGGGCTCTACCAGGCGGTGAGTGCGGGCCGGGGT GAGCGGGGCCTGGCCCGGAGGCCCTCGGGCCAGAAGGGGCTTCTGGACTTGAACCAGAGGAGCGAGGACCCCTGGAGGGACCTGTTCCTGTGGGCGGTGCTGCAGAACCGCCACGAGATGGCCACCTACTTCTGGGCCATG GGCCAGGAGGGAGTTGCCGCTGCTCTGGCCGCCTGCAAGATACTCAAAGAGATGTCCCACCTGGAGACGGAGGCTGAGGTGGGCCGGACTCTGCGGGAGGCCAAGTACGAGCAGCTGGCCCTGGGTGAGCACGGGGATGGGcactgggggcggggcggggctgagCGGCCCGGTGCTCCCAGCGGGGTCGGATGGGTACATGTGATGAGAACAAAGCCCCACGTCTCGGCCTGCCCAGTGGGGACActtggggagagggaggctcCCACGTCCAGACGGGGAGGCGGGGTGCAGACGGGCGCCTCTCACAGCCCCGGGGGAGGTGGGCGGGCGCAGACGTGGGCCGTCCTGCGGGTCCAGCTCTGTGGGGGAGGAGCCCGGCGGGTGGGCCTGGGCGTCACAGCAGCGGCCGCCCCCGCAGACCTCTTCTCCCAGTGTTACCGCCACAGCGAGGAGCGCGCCTTCGCCCTGCTGGTGCGTCGGAACCGCTGCTGGAGCAGAACCACCTGCCTGCACCTGGCCACCGAGGCCGACACCAAGGCCTTCTTTGCCCACGACGGGGTGCAG GCCTTCCTGACCAAGATCTGGTGGGGGGACATGGCCTCGGGCACCCCCATCCTGCGGCTGCTGGGCGCCTTCTTCTGCCCAGCCCTCATCTACACCAACCTCATCGCCTTCAG CAAGGAGGCCCCTCTAAGGACAGGCCCAGAGGACCTGCAAGAGCTGGACAGTCTGGACACAGAGAAGAGCCTGCTCTGCGGCCTGGGCAGCAG GGCGGAGGAGCTGTCCGAGGCGCTGAGGAGTGAGCGTGACCGAGGCCGGAGAGCCGCTTTCCTGCTCACGCGCTGGAGGAAGTTCTGGGGGGCGCCCGTCACCGTGTTCCTTGGGAACGTGGTCATGTACTTTGCCTTCCTCTTCCTGTTCACCTACGTCCTGCTGGTGGACTTCCGGCCGCCTCCTCAGGGGCCGTCGGGGTCTGAGGTCGCCCTCTACTTCTGGGTCTTCACGCTGGTGCTGGAGGAGATCCGGCAG GGCTTCTTCACGGATGAGGACACACACCTGGTGAAGAAGCTCACGCTCTACGTGGAGGACAGCTGGAACAAGTGTGACCTGGTGGCCATCTTCCTGTTCATCGCCGGGGTCACCTGCAG GATGCTGCCCTGGGCCTTCGAGGCCGGCCGCACGGTACTCGCCATTGACTTCATGGTGTTCACGCTCCGGCTCATCCACATCTTCGCCGTCCACAAGCAGCTGGGCCCCAAGATCATCATCGTGGAGCGGATG aTGAAGGAcgtcttcttcttcctcttcttcctgagCGTGTGGCTCGTGGCCTACGGCGTGACCACGCAGGCGCTGCTGCACCCGCATGACGGCCGCCTGGAGTGGATCTTCCGCCGCGTGCTGTACCGGCCGTACCTGCAGATCTTCGGGCAGATCCCGCTGGATGAGATCGACG AAGCCCGCGTGAACTGCTCCCTGCACCCACTGCTGCTGGAAGGCTCGCCCTCCTGCCCCAACCTCTATGCCAACTGGGTGGTCATTCTCCTGCTGGTCACCTTCCTGCTGGTCACCAACGTGCTGCTCATGAACCTGCTCATCGCCATGTTCAG CTACACGTTCCAGGTGGTGCAGGGCAACGCGGACGCCTTCTGGAAGTTCCAGCGCTTCCACCTCATCGTGGAGTACCACGAGCGCCCGGCACTGGCGCCCCCGTTCATCCTCCTCAGCCACCTGAGCCTGGTGCTCAAGAGGCTCCTGCAGAGGGGGACCCCGCAGAAGCGGGCGCGCCTGG AGAGGGACCTGCCAGAGCCGCTGGACCAGAAGGTGGTCACCTGGGAGGCGGTGCAGAAGGAGAACTTCCTGAGCGAGCTGGAGAAGCGCCGGAGGGAGAGCCAGGAGGAGCTGCTGCGGAAGGCGGCGCACAG GGTGGACGTCGTAGCCAAGTACCTCGGGGGCCTCAGGGAACAGGAGAGACGCGTCAGGCGTCTGGAGTCTCAG gtcgGCTACTGCGCGGCGCTCCTCTCCTCTGTGGCCGAGTCGCTGGCCCGTGGCAGCACCAGCTGGA aCTCTCAGAACTCCAGCAGCGGGAACCCATCGGCCTCTGCTGACCACGGAGGAGCCCTGGGTAGCACAGAGTGCCCAGAGGCTGGCCAGCCGCCCTccaacccctga
- the CD81 gene encoding CD81 antigen: MGVEGCTKCIKYLLFVFNFVFWLAGGVILGVALWLRHDPQTTNLLYLELGDRPAPNTFYVGIYILIAVGAVMMFVGFLGCYGAIQESQCLLGTFFTCLVILFACEVAAGIWGFVNKDQIAKDVKQFYDQALQQAIVDDDANNAKAVVKTFHETLNCCGSNTLMTLTTSVLKNSLCPSSGNVITNLFKEDCHGKIDELFSGKLYLIGIAAIVVAVIMIFEMILSMVLCCGIRNSSVY, encoded by the exons ATGGGGGTAGAGGGCTGCACCAAGTGCATCAAATACCTGCTCTTCGTCTTCAATTTCGTCTTCTGG CTGGCAGGAGGTGTGATACTGGGCGTGGCCCTGTGGCTTCGCCATGACCCGCAGACCACCAACCTCCTGTATCTGGAGCTCGGAGACCGGCCCGCCCCCAACACCTTCTATGTGG GCATCTACATCCTTATCGCCGTGGGTGCTGTGATGATGTTCGTTGGTTTCCTGGGCTGCTACGGGGCCATCCAGGAGTCCCAGTGCCTGCTGGGCACG ttCTTCACCTGCCTGGTGATCCTCTTTGCCTGTGAGGTGGCCGCCGGCATCTGGGGTTTTGTCAACAAGGACCAG ATCGCCAAGGATGTGAAGCAGTTCTATGACCAGGCCTTGCAGCAGGCCATCGTGGACGACGACGCCAACAACGCCAAGGCCGTGGTGAAGACCTTCCACGAGACG CTTAACTGCTGTGGTTCTAACACGCTGATGACACTGACCACCTCTGTGCTCAAGAACAGCCTGTGTCCCTCCAGCGGCAACGTCATCACTAATTTGTTCAAG GAGGACTGCCATGGGAAGATCGACGAGCTCTTCTCGGGAAAACTGTACCTCATTGGCATCGCGGCCATCGTGGTCGCTGTGATCATG ATCTTCGAGATGATCCTGAGCATGGTGCTCTGCTGTGGCATTCGGAACAGCTCGGTGTACTGA
- the TSSC4 gene encoding protein TSSC4, protein MAEAGHSQHFLDPEVDALPPDTVSLSDSDSDLSLPDGAGVDALSPGGLPGEASGDSGPDEPPSPPRGLPTEAVRPFHLRGTSSTFSQRSHSIFDGLEGAARRAVPAVTPASPGDGGGFQQLLTPSSQPAAGVPGRAAGSPAAQRAPPVPDYVTHPERWTRYSLDDVAEASEQSNRAAALAFLGPQNLAAPGNYMPSFNQDPSSCGEGRLVFTKPTRASEARPDRKRVSRKVGEPGRGDPGVPGAAGGEGPVELAHLARPGSPEAEEWSGPRGGLQEVGASAGVAHARPGSSPPLVETVGFHGSKKRSRDHFRSRGGSPEAPGAEL, encoded by the coding sequence ATGGCAGAGGCAGGGCACAGCCAACACTTCCTTGACCCGGAGGTCGACGCCCTGCCTCCCGACACTGTCTCCCTCAGCGACTCGGACTCCGACCTCAGTCTGCCCGATGGTGCTGGGGTGGACGCCCTGTCCCCGGgggggctgcctggggaggcttCTGGGGATTCAGGCCCCGATGAGCCCCCCTCGCCCCCCAGGGGCCTCCCCACAGAGGCGGTGCGACCCTTCCACCTGAGAGGCACGAGCTCCACCTTCTCTCAGCGCAGCCACAGCATCTTTGATGGGCTGGAGGGGGCCGCCAGGCGGGCTGTGCCTGCTGTGACTCCAGCCAGCCCGGGTGATGGGGGGGGCTTCCAGCAGCTGCTGACACCCTCCAGCCAGCCTGCAGCGGGGGTCCCAGGTAGGGCTGCTGGGAGCCCTGCTGCCCAAAGGGCGCCCCCTGTCCCTGACTACGTGACCCACCCTGAGCGCTGGACCAGGTACAGCCTGGACGATGTGGCCGAGGCCAGCGAGCAGAGCAACCGGGCCGCCGCCTTGGCCTTCCTGGGGCCGCAGAACCTGGCTGCCCCCGGCAACTACATGCCTTCCTTCAACCAGGATCCCTCCAGCTGCGGGGAGGGCCGGCTTGTCTTCACCAAACCCACCCGAGCCAGCGAGGCTCGGCCCGACAGGAAGAGGGTATCCAGGAAGGTGGGGGAACCGGGCAGGGGCGACCCTGGGGTTCCAGGAGCGGCAGGGGGCGAGGGCCCCGTGGAGCTTGCCCACCTGGCCAGGCCCGGGAGCCCCGAAGCCGAGGAGTGGAGTGGACCCCGAGGGGGCCTGCAGGAGGTGGGTGCCTCTGCAGGCGTGGCCCACGCCAGGCCTGGGTCCAGCCCCCCGCTGGTGGAGACAGTGGGTTTCCATGGCAGCAAGAAGCGGAGCAGGGACCACTTCCGGAGCAGGGGTGGCAGCCCCGAGGCCCCAGGTGCAGAGCTGTGA